Sequence from the Amycolatopsis sp. NBC_00345 genome:
AGTCGTTGATGGACAGCGTCTGACCGGTTTTCACCGACGCCGGCAGGGTCGCGGTCGTGCGCATGGTGAGCGGGACCGGGCCGGCGAGGGGACACGTCATCGCCACGGTCGCGCTCGCCTGGTGGGTGGCCGTCTTGTCCGGGCCCGGCGCGGCGGCCGAGCCGGCCGCCGTCAACACGCCGCCGGCGGCGCTCAGGACGCCCAGGGCCGACAGCACCGCGAGTGACCGGGTCCGCTGCCGGAAACGAAGTGCCACCGCTGCTCCACCGCCCCATTTTCCGGGCGGGCAAACGCATTCACGCTCCGCCGGAGTCGAAGTTACCCGTGGGTTCAGCGGGTGACAAGACCCGGCGCCGACGCCCTGGTGGGGGCCGCTTTTGTTGTCCGATCCTGCGTGCCCGGCGGGGCGTTTTCGTAGCAGGGTGACAAAGAAATCCGCCGCGGTTTACCGGCCTCGGACCGGCTGGAAGCATCGGCGAAAAATGGCCAGGAGAAAAGAGGCTGCTGTGTCTGGTGTCTCCCGTTACCGACGGATCCCGCGCCGCGGCGTCGTTCTCGGCGCCGCGCTGGCCGTGGTCGCGCCACTGTGGACGACCGGGGTCGCCGCCGCGGCGCCCACCGGCGGGGTGTTCGGCTGGGGCGTGGCGATCACGGTGACACTCGCCATCCCGCCGGAGTCGGCCGACGGCGTGACGGCGATGTCGGCCGGCGGCGTCGACGCCCTCGCGCTGCGCAACGGCGGCGTGCTCGCTTGGGGCGACAACAACTTCGGCCAGACGGAGGTGCCCGCGGGGCTCACGTCGGGCGTCGCGCAGGTGGCCTCCGGCTGGGCGCACGAGCTCGCGCTCAAGAACGGCAAGGTCTACGCCTGGGGCAACGACTGGTACGCCCAGACGGACCTGCCCACGTCGGTCGCGAGCGGGGTCACGGCGATCGCGACGTCCAATGTGCACAGTCTCGCGCTGAAGCAGGGCGGGCAGGTGGTGAGCTGGGGTTCGCGCGCCGACGTGCCCGCCGCCGCGGCGTCCGGCGTCAGCGCGATTTCCGCGGGCGGCGACCACAACCTGGTGCTGAAGAACGGCGGCGTCCTCGCCTGGGGCAACAACACCTACGGCCAGACGACGGTGCCGGCGGCCGCGGCGTCCGGCGTCAGCGCGATTTCGGCCGGCTACGACCACAGCCTGGCGCTCAAGAACGGCGGGGTCATCGCCTGGGGACGGGACAACTTCCACCAGGTCGACGTGCCTGCCGAAGCGACGTCCGGCGTGGTCGCGATCGACGCCGGCTGGAACCACAACGTCGCGGTGAAGGCCGACGGCACGATCGTCCTCTGGGGATCCGACATCTCCGGGGAGAGCGATCCCTCGGCGTGCGCCCCGATTTTCGGCGCCTCCGCGGGCGACGGGGCCACGTTCGTGCTCAAACAGGACTTGAACGTCTGCCAGTGACCGCATGCGAAAACGGGGGCGACCGTGGTGGTCGCCCCCGCTTCGTGCCCCGGGAATCAGCTGATGGTGAGGTTCGGGCTGAACGAGGTGTTCTGCGCCGGGGACTGCGCCTTGAGGGTGCAGTTCATGGTCCAGTTGGCCCAGCTGCCGTCCGACGCCTTGTGGAACTGCAGCGCGGCGCTG
This genomic interval carries:
- a CDS encoding RCC1 domain-containing protein encodes the protein MFGWGVAITVTLAIPPESADGVTAMSAGGVDALALRNGGVLAWGDNNFGQTEVPAGLTSGVAQVASGWAHELALKNGKVYAWGNDWYAQTDLPTSVASGVTAIATSNVHSLALKQGGQVVSWGSRADVPAAAASGVSAISAGGDHNLVLKNGGVLAWGNNTYGQTTVPAAAASGVSAISAGYDHSLALKNGGVIAWGRDNFHQVDVPAEATSGVVAIDAGWNHNVAVKADGTIVLWGSDISGESDPSACAPIFGASAGDGATFVLKQDLNVCQ